In a genomic window of Meleagris gallopavo isolate NT-WF06-2002-E0010 breed Aviagen turkey brand Nicholas breeding stock chromosome 1, Turkey_5.1, whole genome shotgun sequence:
- the DLEU7 gene encoding LOW QUALITY PROTEIN: leukemia-associated protein 7 (The sequence of the model RefSeq protein was modified relative to this genomic sequence to represent the inferred CDS: substituted 1 base at 1 genomic stop codon): MAGPAALLESLGHQAEALRTLWALWGGREDGAATHPPCIPPKLSQVQSDGTGQHGPAWPCPGGKTKVARLGWVSELEKEERQAPGKSPEEEEEGGGLTPINLGEPRTQQQLQLRLKRPETLREKALCSKLSXVVDATTRLVTAEQTFLLPLVKQHPFPLHPKDSIEFRNICSHMALQREGQQFEKDLHEAHQCLKMIIEKHICSLAVFPSESYIPVRSALRQILQNLLAM, from the exons ATGGCTGGTCCAGCTGCTCTGCTCGAGTCCCTCGGGCACCAGGCAGAGGCTCTCCGCACACTGTGGGCACTGTGGGGAGGCAGGGAAGATGGTGCAGCCACCCACCCTCCCTGCATCCCCCCAAAACTTTCCCAGGTCCAAAGTGATGGCACCGGCCAGCATGGCCCAGCCTGGCCCTGCCCAGGAGGCAAAACAAAGGTGGCTAGGCTTGGCTGGGTCTCGGAGctggagaaagaggagagacAAGCCCCAGGGAAAAGTcctgaagaagaagaggagggtGGAGGCCTAACTCCCATCAACCTAGGGGAGCCCAGGACACAGCAGCAGTTGCAGCTCAGGTTGAAGAGGCCTGAGACGCTGCGAGAGAAGGCTCTGTGCAGCAAGCTGTCCTGAGTAGTCGATGCAACCACCCGGCTTGTAACAGCAGAGCAGACCTTCCTGCTCCCCCTTGTAAAGCAGCATCCTTTTCCTCTCCACCCAAAA gatAGCATTGAGTTTAGAAACATCTGTAGTCACATGGCTTTACAAAGAGAGGGACAGCAATTTGAGAAAGACTTGCATGAAGCACACCAGTGTCTGAAGATGATCATCGAGAAGCATATCTGTTCACTGGCAGTTTTCCCCTCAGAATCCTATATCCCAGTCCGGTCTGCTCTGAGACAAATCCTGCAAAATCTCCTGGCAATGTGA